The Phycisphaerae bacterium genome has a segment encoding these proteins:
- the tsf gene encoding translation elongation factor Ts, which yields MAEISAATVVKLRKMSGQGMMDCKKALEESNGDIEKAIDILRKKGLATLAKRAERETTEGLVVGKASNDGKVSAMATLCCETDFVTKSDDFAAAAAALGDYALACPADEGVENLLGTSVGGKKLSDIVTEIVSKTGEKITVGDFAKYKLEGPGLISTYIHFNGKVGTMVQIETGDEKTASGAAMKQTGADIAMHVTATKPLSLDKSGISAETIEREKSIFAEQIKNKPANIIDKIVEGKMNKFFAENCLVAQQFVKDDSKTVAAVLEEAAKQSGGTAKIKRFVRFEIG from the coding sequence ATGGCGGAAATTTCAGCTGCAACGGTAGTTAAACTGCGTAAGATGAGCGGTCAGGGGATGATGGACTGCAAGAAGGCCCTCGAGGAATCGAACGGGGACATAGAAAAGGCGATAGATATACTGAGAAAGAAAGGTCTTGCGACGCTGGCGAAGCGTGCCGAGCGGGAGACAACGGAAGGATTAGTTGTCGGCAAGGCCAGCAATGACGGCAAGGTCTCAGCGATGGCGACACTATGTTGTGAGACGGATTTTGTGACCAAGAGCGATGATTTTGCGGCGGCCGCGGCGGCGCTGGGCGATTACGCCCTGGCATGCCCGGCGGACGAAGGGGTGGAGAATCTTTTGGGGACATCTGTCGGCGGCAAGAAGCTCAGCGATATTGTGACCGAGATAGTCAGTAAGACGGGGGAGAAAATTACGGTCGGCGATTTTGCGAAATACAAGCTCGAAGGTCCCGGGCTTATAAGCACGTACATACACTTCAACGGCAAGGTCGGCACGATGGTGCAGATAGAGACCGGCGACGAGAAAACAGCATCCGGAGCCGCGATGAAGCAGACGGGGGCAGATATAGCGATGCATGTTACCGCGACGAAGCCGCTGTCACTGGACAAGAGCGGCATCAGCGCAGAGACAATCGAAAGGGAGAAATCCATTTTCGCCGAGCAGATTAAGAACAAGCCCGCGAATATCATCGATAAAATTGTCGAAGGCAAGATGAATAAATTCTTTGCCGAGAACTGCCTTGTTGCGCAGCAGTTTGTCAAAGACGACAGTAAGACCGTAGCAGCGGTTTTGGAAGAGGCGGCCAAACAATCGGGCGGAACGGCGAAGATAAAGAGATTTGTGCGGTTTGAAATCGGATAA
- the rpsB gene encoding 30S ribosomal protein S2, with translation MAKELARELINAGVHFGHGVSRWNPKMAPFIFAKRGNIHIIDVKKTLAGILIAKKLLAEIVSSGKDVVFVGTKRQAQKVVEGAAGKCGMHFVSERWLGGTLTNFRTIRSQLQKLQQLEAMQEDGTLEAESKKMASRLKRELRKLRSNLGGIRDMTRLPGAVVVVDATKEYLALHEAKKLGVTTIGVIDTDANPDTVDVAIPANDDSMRAIDLILNELADAVAIGKTMVSTRPEAGPHPKRARSRRPALARADAAEAAPVSAGEASQSPEQAPKEQAESGQSE, from the coding sequence GTGGCAAAAGAGCTGGCACGTGAACTGATAAACGCAGGGGTGCATTTCGGGCATGGGGTGAGCCGATGGAACCCGAAGATGGCCCCATTTATTTTTGCCAAGCGCGGCAATATCCATATTATAGATGTTAAGAAGACTTTGGCTGGGATACTGATAGCCAAGAAGCTGCTCGCCGAGATAGTATCTTCCGGGAAGGACGTTGTATTTGTTGGGACGAAGCGTCAGGCCCAAAAGGTCGTCGAAGGCGCTGCGGGCAAGTGCGGGATGCACTTTGTGTCCGAGCGATGGCTTGGGGGGACGCTTACAAACTTTCGGACAATCCGGTCTCAACTTCAAAAACTGCAGCAATTAGAAGCTATGCAGGAAGACGGGACGCTTGAAGCGGAAAGCAAGAAGATGGCATCGCGGCTGAAGCGCGAGCTGCGGAAGCTGAGAAGCAACCTGGGCGGCATCCGCGATATGACGAGACTGCCCGGCGCGGTTGTGGTGGTCGATGCGACGAAGGAATACCTTGCCCTGCACGAAGCCAAGAAGCTTGGCGTTACAACAATAGGAGTTATCGATACAGACGCGAACCCTGATACGGTTGACGTTGCGATTCCGGCGAACGACGATTCGATGCGGGCGATAGATTTGATACTAAACGAGCTTGCGGACGCAGTGGCAATCGGCAAGACGATGGTTTCAACGAGGCCAGAGGCCGGGCCACATCCGAAGCGAGCACGTTCGAGAAGGCCTGCGCTGGCCCGCGCGGATGCGGCAGAGGCAGCACCTGTTTCAGCCGGTGAAGCGAGCCAGTCGCCGGAGCAAGCACCGAAGGAACAGGCAGAGTCCGGGCAGTCAGAATAA